Proteins co-encoded in one Stutzerimonas stutzeri genomic window:
- a CDS encoding alkene reductase, translated as MPTLFDPIKIGDLELANRIIMAPLTRCRAEPGRVPGDLIAEYYGQRAGAGLIISEATSVTPMGVGYPDTPGIWSAEQVQGWKKVTDAVHAKGGKIVLQLWHVGRISDPIYLDGQLPVAPSAIKPAGHVSLVRPMKGYETPRALETDEIAGIVEAYRKGAENAREAGFDGVEIHGANGYLLDQFLQDSTNQRTDQYGGSLENRARLLLEVTDAAISVWGPGRVGVHLAPRADAHDMGDSNRAETFGYVARELGKRGIAFICTREKAAEDSLGPQLKEIFGGAYIANERFTKEQANAWLDEGKADAVAFGIPYIANPDLVQRLRQDAPLNEPRPDLFYAQGAEGYTDYPSL; from the coding sequence ATGCCCACACTTTTCGATCCGATCAAGATCGGCGACCTGGAACTGGCCAATCGCATCATCATGGCTCCGCTGACTCGCTGCCGCGCCGAGCCGGGCCGAGTCCCCGGTGACCTGATTGCCGAATACTATGGCCAGCGCGCCGGCGCCGGTCTGATCATCAGCGAAGCCACATCGGTCACCCCGATGGGTGTCGGCTACCCCGACACGCCCGGCATCTGGTCCGCCGAACAGGTCCAGGGCTGGAAGAAGGTCACCGATGCCGTGCATGCCAAGGGTGGCAAGATCGTCCTGCAGCTATGGCACGTCGGTCGGATTTCCGACCCGATCTACCTCGACGGTCAGCTCCCGGTCGCTCCGAGCGCCATCAAGCCGGCTGGCCATGTCAGCCTGGTACGGCCGATGAAGGGCTACGAAACACCCCGAGCCCTGGAAACCGATGAAATCGCTGGCATCGTCGAGGCTTACCGCAAGGGCGCCGAGAACGCCCGCGAAGCCGGGTTCGACGGCGTGGAGATCCACGGTGCCAACGGTTATCTGCTCGACCAGTTCCTGCAGGACAGCACCAACCAGCGTACCGACCAATACGGCGGCTCCCTGGAGAACCGTGCCCGGCTGTTGCTGGAAGTGACCGACGCGGCCATCAGCGTCTGGGGTCCGGGCCGTGTCGGCGTCCATCTGGCTCCACGGGCCGACGCCCACGACATGGGTGATTCCAACCGCGCCGAAACCTTCGGCTACGTGGCACGTGAGCTGGGCAAGCGCGGCATTGCCTTCATCTGCACCCGGGAAAAAGCCGCTGAGGACAGCCTCGGTCCGCAGCTGAAGGAGATCTTCGGTGGCGCCTACATCGCCAACGAGCGCTTCACAAAGGAACAGGCCAATGCCTGGCTCGACGAAGGCAAGGCAGACGCCGTCGCCTTCGGCATTCCCTACATCGCCAACCCGGACCTGGTTCAGCGTCTACGCCAGGACGCCCCGCTCAACGAACCGCGCCCCGACCTCTTCTACGCCCAGGGCGCCGAGGGTTACACCGATTATCCGTCGCTCTAG
- the truD gene encoding tRNA pseudouridine(13) synthase TruD: MTEDQLLGPRAHGGACGSAVLKAVAEDFQVDEVLDIPLSGTGEHLWLWVEKRNLNTEEAARRLARAAGVPARSISYAGLKDRQALTRQWFSLHLPGKADPDLTKAEDDTLKILKAGRHQRKLQRGAHSANGFTLRLTELQADRVELDARLTRIKQQGVPNYFGLQRFGFDGGNVHGAREYAERNELPVQRNLRSRLLSAGRSYLFNRVLAERVANGSWNRACVGDLLAFTDSRSFFPAGEAECNDPRLAVLDLHPTGPLWGAGESPTAAGAQALEAAVAAAEPSIAKWLAEAGMKHERRILRLPINGLSWHYPEPDILQLEFVLPTGCFATAVVRELVSLAGQTDI; the protein is encoded by the coding sequence ATGACCGAAGATCAGTTGCTCGGCCCGCGGGCCCATGGTGGCGCCTGTGGCTCGGCCGTGCTCAAGGCGGTTGCCGAAGATTTTCAGGTCGACGAAGTGCTGGATATTCCGCTGTCGGGTACCGGCGAGCATCTTTGGCTGTGGGTCGAGAAGCGCAATCTCAACACCGAGGAGGCCGCGCGACGCTTGGCTCGGGCGGCCGGCGTACCGGCTCGCAGCATCAGCTACGCCGGGTTGAAGGACCGACAGGCGCTGACCCGCCAGTGGTTCAGCCTGCATTTGCCCGGCAAGGCCGATCCCGACCTGACCAAGGCCGAAGACGACACGTTGAAGATCCTCAAGGCCGGACGCCACCAGCGCAAGCTCCAACGCGGCGCTCATTCGGCGAACGGCTTCACTCTGCGTCTGACCGAGTTGCAGGCCGATCGGGTCGAACTCGATGCCCGCCTTACGCGGATCAAGCAACAAGGCGTGCCCAACTATTTCGGCCTGCAACGATTCGGCTTCGATGGTGGCAACGTCCATGGCGCCCGTGAATATGCCGAGCGTAACGAACTGCCGGTGCAACGCAATCTGCGCTCGCGGCTGTTGTCGGCCGGGCGCAGCTATCTGTTTAATCGTGTACTGGCCGAGCGGGTCGCCAACGGTAGCTGGAATCGCGCCTGTGTCGGTGATCTGCTGGCGTTTACCGACAGCCGCAGCTTCTTTCCCGCCGGCGAGGCCGAGTGCAACGACCCCCGCCTGGCCGTGCTCGACTTGCATCCCACCGGCCCGCTTTGGGGGGCTGGGGAGTCGCCGACGGCAGCCGGTGCCCAGGCGTTGGAGGCGGCCGTCGCCGCTGCCGAGCCGTCAATCGCCAAGTGGCTCGCAGAAGCCGGAATGAAGCACGAACGGCGCATTCTTCGCCTCCCCATTAACGGCTTGTCGTGGCATTATCCCGAGCCTGACATTCTGCAACTTGAATTCGTCCTGCCGACCGGGTGCTTTGCCACCGCTGTGGTACGTGAACTGGTCAGCCTGGCAGGGCAGACGGACATCTGA
- a CDS encoding ArsR/SmtB family transcription factor, with protein sequence MPDDLDDLTKAIAHPLRREILHWLKEPERYFPEQHHSLENGVCAGQIDQRAGLSQSTVSAHLATLQRAGLITNRKVGQWHFFKRNEPAIAAFLARLAEQL encoded by the coding sequence ATGCCTGACGACCTCGATGATCTTACCAAGGCAATCGCCCACCCTCTGCGGCGGGAAATCCTGCACTGGTTGAAAGAGCCCGAACGCTACTTTCCCGAGCAGCATCATTCGCTGGAAAACGGCGTCTGCGCCGGACAGATCGATCAACGCGCCGGGTTATCGCAGTCCACCGTCTCGGCCCACCTGGCCACGCTGCAACGCGCCGGGCTGATCACCAATCGCAAGGTTGGCCAGTGGCATTTCTTCAAACGCAATGAACCGGCTATCGCGGCCTTTCTGGCTCGCCTCGCCGAACAACTTTGA
- the rpoS gene encoding RNA polymerase sigma factor RpoS: MALKKEVPEFDVDDAVLLMEPSADADPLSEISRAGSVGTKSKTTSQHKFIDYTRALDATQLYLNEIGFSPLLTPEQEVHFARLAQKGDPAGRKRMIESNLRLVVKIARRYVNRGLSLLDLVEEGNLGLIRAVEKFDPERGFRFSTYATWWIRQTIERAIMNQTRTIRLPIHVVKELNVYLRAARELTQKLDHEPSPEEIANLLEKPVAEVKRMLGLNERVTSVDVSLGPDTDKTLLDTLTDDRPSDPCDLLLDDDLSESIDQWLSDLTEKQREVVIRRFGLRGHESCTLEEVGQEIGLTRERVRQIQVEALKRLREILERNGLSSESLFR, translated from the coding sequence ATGGCTCTCAAAAAAGAAGTGCCGGAGTTTGACGTAGACGATGCCGTTCTACTCATGGAGCCGTCCGCGGACGCAGATCCACTCAGCGAGATCTCCCGTGCCGGTTCCGTTGGCACCAAGTCAAAGACCACATCGCAACATAAGTTCATCGATTACACGCGCGCGCTCGATGCGACTCAGCTCTACCTCAACGAGATCGGTTTTTCCCCCCTGCTTACCCCTGAACAGGAAGTGCATTTCGCACGTCTTGCGCAGAAGGGCGACCCAGCCGGGCGTAAGCGGATGATCGAAAGCAACTTGCGCCTGGTGGTCAAGATCGCCCGACGTTACGTCAATCGCGGTCTGTCCTTGCTCGATCTGGTGGAAGAGGGAAATCTCGGCCTGATTCGCGCCGTCGAGAAGTTCGATCCGGAACGCGGCTTCCGCTTCTCCACTTACGCGACCTGGTGGATACGGCAGACCATCGAGCGCGCGATCATGAATCAGACGCGCACCATTCGCCTACCGATTCACGTGGTCAAGGAACTCAACGTCTACCTGCGTGCCGCGCGCGAGCTGACTCAGAAGCTCGACCATGAGCCTAGCCCGGAAGAAATCGCCAATCTGCTCGAGAAGCCCGTTGCCGAAGTCAAGCGGATGCTGGGGCTCAACGAGCGCGTGACCTCTGTGGACGTATCGCTTGGTCCGGACACCGACAAGACCTTGCTCGATACCCTCACCGACGATCGGCCCAGCGATCCCTGTGACCTGCTGCTCGACGACGATCTCTCCGAAAGCATCGACCAGTGGTTGTCCGACTTGACCGAGAAACAGCGCGAGGTCGTCATTCGGCGTTTCGGTTTGCGCGGCCATGAAAGCTGCACCTTGGAAGAGGTCGGCCAGGAAATCGGCCTGACTCGCGAGCGGGTTCGACAGATCCAGGTGGAAGCGCTCAAGCGGTTGCGTGAAATCCTGGAGCGCAACGGCCTGTCCAGCGAATCCCTTTTCCGCTGA
- the fghA gene encoding S-formylglutathione hydrolase, translated as MSLENISCQKSFGGWHKRYRHRSTSLNCDMVFAVYLPPQAEQGDKLPVLYWLSGLTCTDENFMQKAGAHRLAAELGLIIVAPDTSPRGADVPDDPDAAYDFGLGAGFYLNATEEPWAQHYRMYDYVVDELPSLIEANFPVSDKRGISGHSMGGHGALVCALKNPGRYRSLSAFAPITNPADCPWGEKAFSGYLGSDRSRWREWDACALLARAEEKLPILIDQGDRDDFMVNQLKPEALEAAAKAAEHPLTLRIQPGYDHSYYFISSFIDDHLRHHAQALKG; from the coding sequence ATGAGCCTTGAGAACATTTCCTGCCAGAAGAGCTTCGGCGGCTGGCACAAGCGCTATCGGCACCGTTCGACCAGTTTGAACTGCGACATGGTGTTCGCGGTTTACCTGCCGCCGCAGGCGGAGCAGGGCGACAAGCTGCCGGTGCTCTATTGGCTGTCTGGCCTGACGTGCACCGACGAGAACTTCATGCAGAAGGCCGGTGCGCATCGTTTGGCGGCGGAGCTCGGTTTGATCATCGTCGCGCCGGATACCAGCCCGCGGGGTGCCGACGTGCCCGATGATCCGGACGCGGCGTATGACTTCGGCCTGGGAGCCGGCTTTTACCTCAATGCCACTGAGGAGCCTTGGGCGCAGCACTACCGCATGTACGACTATGTAGTCGATGAGCTGCCGTCGCTGATCGAGGCGAATTTTCCGGTGTCGGACAAGCGCGGCATCAGTGGTCACTCCATGGGCGGCCACGGCGCCCTGGTGTGCGCGTTGAAGAACCCGGGCCGTTACCGGTCGCTCTCCGCTTTCGCGCCGATTACCAACCCGGCCGATTGTCCGTGGGGCGAGAAGGCGTTCAGCGGCTATCTAGGCAGTGATCGTTCGCGCTGGCGCGAATGGGATGCCTGTGCGCTATTGGCTAGGGCCGAGGAGAAGCTGCCGATACTGATCGATCAGGGTGATCGCGACGACTTCATGGTCAATCAGCTCAAACCCGAAGCGCTGGAGGCGGCTGCCAAGGCTGCCGAGCATCCGCTGACGCTGCGTATCCAGCCTGGCTACGATCACAGCTACTACTTCATTTCGAGCTTCATCGACGATCACCTCCGGCACCACGCGCAGGCGCTGAAGGGCTGA
- a CDS encoding protein-L-isoaspartate(D-aspartate) O-methyltransferase gives MTSQRTRDRLIQRLYEEGLSDPRVLEVIRRTPRHLFVDEALSHRAYEDTALPIGHNQTISQPFMVARMSELLLADGPLDKVLEIGTGSGYQTAVLAQLVERVFSVERIQALQDKAKERLVELKLRNVVFRWGDGWEGWPALAPYNGIIVTAAAADVPQALLDQLAPGGRLVIPVGVGEVQQLMLIVREEDGFSRHLLDTVRFVPLLNGPVV, from the coding sequence ATGACCTCGCAGCGGACCCGTGATCGATTGATTCAGCGGCTGTACGAAGAAGGGCTCTCGGACCCGCGGGTACTGGAAGTCATTCGGCGCACTCCGCGCCATCTATTCGTCGATGAAGCACTGTCCCATCGTGCCTACGAGGACACCGCGCTCCCGATCGGCCATAACCAGACCATTTCGCAACCCTTCATGGTCGCGCGGATGAGCGAATTGCTGCTCGCTGACGGTCCGCTGGACAAGGTATTGGAAATAGGGACCGGCTCCGGTTACCAGACGGCCGTGCTGGCGCAACTGGTCGAGCGGGTGTTTTCGGTGGAGCGGATTCAGGCCTTGCAGGACAAAGCGAAAGAGCGCCTGGTCGAACTCAAGTTGCGCAATGTGGTCTTTCGCTGGGGTGATGGCTGGGAAGGGTGGCCTGCATTGGCTCCCTACAACGGCATCATCGTTACCGCGGCGGCAGCCGACGTGCCACAGGCCCTGCTCGATCAACTGGCTCCCGGCGGGCGGCTGGTGATTCCGGTAGGGGTTGGTGAAGTCCAGCAACTGATGCTGATCGTTCGAGAGGAAGACGGTTTTTCCCGCCATCTGCTGGACACCGTGCGCTTCGTGCCGCTGCTCAATGGACCTGTAGTTTGA
- a CDS encoding DUF368 domain-containing protein: MKNALLLYAKGMAMGAADVVPGVSGGTVAFITGIYDELLRSIASVPNAVVPLLKGRVAEAWRTANATFLVVLFAGILTSVFSLAKLITYLLEHHPIPVWSFFFGLILVSVHLVSKEIQHRGPSRLLSLCLGIGFAYWITVAAPMQWGTSGISVFFAGAIAICAMILPGISGSFILVLLGLYPVILGAVKTLDAAIMLTFASGCLIGLLSFARLLGWVLGRWRDLTLAFLTGLMLGSLNKVWPWKETLTWRTDSHGQRVPLLEHNLLPSTYGDLTGQDPQLLLAILLAVAGVALVLGLEWFAGRGQPVAQSV; encoded by the coding sequence ATGAAAAACGCGTTGTTGTTGTATGCCAAGGGCATGGCCATGGGCGCAGCGGATGTCGTGCCCGGCGTGTCGGGTGGGACCGTTGCGTTCATCACCGGTATTTACGATGAGCTGCTGCGCTCCATCGCGTCCGTGCCGAATGCCGTTGTGCCGTTGCTCAAGGGACGCGTCGCCGAGGCCTGGCGTACCGCCAACGCGACCTTTCTCGTGGTTCTGTTCGCCGGCATCCTCACCAGCGTATTCAGCTTGGCGAAGCTGATCACCTATCTGCTCGAGCATCATCCGATCCCGGTATGGTCGTTCTTCTTCGGCTTGATCCTGGTGTCGGTGCATTTGGTCAGCAAGGAGATTCAACACCGCGGTCCGTCTCGTCTGCTCAGCCTTTGCCTGGGCATCGGCTTCGCCTATTGGATCACGGTCGCTGCGCCCATGCAGTGGGGGACCAGCGGCATCAGCGTGTTCTTTGCTGGGGCGATCGCCATTTGCGCAATGATTCTGCCGGGCATCTCCGGTAGCTTCATCCTGGTGCTGCTTGGGTTGTATCCGGTCATCCTCGGCGCAGTCAAAACGCTGGACGCGGCAATCATGCTGACCTTTGCGTCGGGCTGCCTGATCGGCCTGCTGAGCTTCGCGCGCCTGCTCGGTTGGGTATTAGGCCGCTGGCGCGATCTGACCTTGGCCTTCCTCACCGGATTGATGCTGGGCTCGCTGAACAAGGTCTGGCCATGGAAAGAGACCTTGACCTGGCGCACCGACTCGCATGGCCAGCGCGTGCCGTTGCTGGAGCACAATCTGCTGCCCAGTACCTACGGCGATCTGACCGGGCAGGATCCGCAGCTATTGCTGGCTATTCTGTTGGCGGTCGCGGGTGTAGCGCTGGTGCTTGGGCTCGAGTGGTTCGCCGGTCGCGGCCAGCCAGTTGCGCAAAGCGTCTGA
- the ispF gene encoding 2-C-methyl-D-erythritol 2,4-cyclodiphosphate synthase translates to MRIGHGYDVHRFGEGDFVTLGGVRIPHRFGLLAHSDGDVLLHALSDALLGAAALGDIGKHFPDTDPAFKGADSRVLLRHVLEQVQAKGWKVANVDATIVAQAPKMAPHIEAMRRSIAEDLRVDLDQVNVKATTTEKLGFTGREEGIAVHAVALLISA, encoded by the coding sequence ATGCGTATCGGTCACGGTTATGACGTCCATCGTTTCGGCGAAGGTGATTTCGTCACGCTCGGCGGCGTTCGAATCCCGCACAGGTTCGGCCTGTTGGCGCATTCGGATGGCGACGTGCTGTTGCATGCGCTGAGCGACGCCCTGCTCGGCGCCGCGGCGCTGGGCGATATCGGCAAGCACTTCCCGGACACCGACCCGGCCTTCAAGGGCGCCGACAGCCGGGTACTGCTGCGTCATGTACTCGAACAGGTACAGGCGAAGGGCTGGAAGGTCGCCAACGTCGACGCCACCATCGTCGCGCAGGCGCCGAAGATGGCGCCGCATATCGAGGCGATGCGCAGGTCGATCGCCGAGGATTTGCGAGTCGACCTGGACCAGGTCAACGTCAAGGCAACCACCACCGAGAAGCTCGGCTTCACCGGGCGCGAAGAAGGCATTGCCGTGCATGCCGTCGCGTTGCTGATCAGCGCATGA
- the surE gene encoding 5'/3'-nucleotidase SurE yields the protein MRILIANDDGVYAPGLAALYDALADYAECKVVAPIQDMSGASSALTLDRPLHPTTMPNGFIGVNGTPTDCVHLGINGLLEETPDMVVSGINLGANLGDDVLYSGTVAAAIEGRFTGKPAFAFSLVSRLTDNLPTAAYIARRLVEREQSLDLPPRTVLSVNVPNLPLDHIRGIQLTRLGHRRRAKPPVKQANPRGKDGYWISVAGDVEDGGPGTDFHAVMQGYVSITPLQLDRTFHEAFKGLDHWLEDVL from the coding sequence ATGCGTATTCTGATCGCCAACGACGACGGGGTGTATGCACCCGGGCTCGCCGCGCTTTATGACGCGCTGGCGGATTATGCCGAGTGCAAGGTGGTTGCCCCCATCCAGGACATGAGTGGCGCCAGCAGCGCGCTGACCCTGGATCGCCCGCTGCATCCCACCACCATGCCTAACGGTTTCATCGGCGTGAACGGTACACCCACCGATTGCGTCCACCTGGGCATCAACGGCCTGCTCGAAGAGACGCCGGACATGGTGGTGTCAGGCATCAATCTGGGCGCGAACCTGGGCGACGATGTGCTCTATTCCGGCACGGTGGCCGCTGCCATCGAGGGGCGTTTCACCGGCAAACCAGCGTTCGCGTTCTCGCTGGTGTCGCGACTGACCGACAACCTGCCGACGGCTGCCTACATCGCTCGCCGGCTCGTCGAACGAGAGCAGAGTCTCGACCTGCCGCCGCGTACCGTCCTCAGCGTCAACGTCCCCAATCTGCCGCTGGACCATATCCGCGGCATCCAGCTGACCCGTCTCGGCCATCGCCGCCGCGCCAAACCACCCGTAAAGCAGGCCAACCCACGCGGCAAGGACGGCTACTGGATTTCGGTGGCCGGGGATGTCGAGGACGGCGGTCCGGGGACTGACTTCCACGCGGTGATGCAGGGCTATGTCTCGATCACCCCGCTGCAACTCGATCGGACGTTCCACGAAGCGTTCAAGGGGCTCGATCACTGGCTGGAGGATGTGCTGTGA
- a CDS encoding GNAT family N-acetyltransferase, with amino-acid sequence MPMLEYPVRQLPAESTPLLKKFYRAHRSHMRVPAAARCWVAGYSEIVAGLCLTSVEHGHWLTGLLVAPGQRNQGLGRRLVKHALARCEGPVWLFCEPKLAGFYLPLGFHEGAVLPESLACRLQRYNRTKTLLALCHDNEGPAMPPATLNIATACLFDGNGRMLVVRKRGSQIFMLPGGKTEPNETPLQTLCRELEEEIGLRIEGTRLQPLGHFQARAANEPGHWVAADVFVGHLDDDVAPLAEIEALDWVELHQLPRIQLAPLLRERIIPALLLRNSPEEAAITRADPA; translated from the coding sequence ATGCCCATGCTTGAATATCCAGTGCGTCAGCTGCCGGCTGAATCGACGCCCTTGCTCAAGAAGTTCTACCGCGCCCATCGCAGCCACATGCGGGTGCCGGCCGCTGCACGCTGCTGGGTTGCCGGGTACTCGGAGATCGTCGCAGGGTTGTGCTTGACGTCGGTCGAGCACGGACACTGGCTGACCGGCTTGCTGGTAGCGCCGGGACAGCGCAACCAGGGACTGGGACGACGATTGGTAAAACATGCGCTGGCCCGCTGCGAGGGGCCTGTCTGGCTGTTCTGTGAGCCAAAGCTGGCGGGCTTCTATCTACCGCTGGGCTTCCACGAGGGGGCGGTTCTGCCCGAATCGCTGGCCTGCCGCCTGCAGCGCTACAACCGAACCAAGACGCTTCTGGCGTTATGTCACGATAACGAGGGACCCGCTATGCCCCCTGCCACTTTGAACATAGCCACCGCTTGCCTGTTTGACGGAAACGGCCGAATGCTGGTCGTACGCAAACGGGGCAGCCAGATATTCATGCTGCCTGGCGGTAAGACCGAACCGAATGAGACGCCCCTGCAGACCCTCTGCCGTGAACTCGAAGAGGAAATCGGCCTGCGCATCGAGGGGACACGGCTGCAACCGCTGGGGCACTTTCAGGCACGCGCCGCCAACGAGCCCGGACATTGGGTGGCAGCCGACGTGTTCGTGGGGCATCTGGACGATGACGTCGCGCCACTGGCCGAAATCGAGGCGCTGGATTGGGTGGAGCTGCATCAACTGCCAAGGATTCAGCTCGCGCCGCTCCTGCGCGAACGAATAATCCCCGCGCTGCTGTTGCGCAACTCGCCGGAAGAGGCTGCCATCACGCGTGCGGATCCAGCTTAA
- a CDS encoding peptidoglycan DD-metalloendopeptidase family protein: protein MQWIRSSSVRCALLAMLAGTLLAGCASSPSGGVSVVDRNSRDRVNSGHYIVRRGDTLWSIAFRFGWDWRDLARVNNIPPPHVIYPGQTIRFGGQASRAVTARPTTTPPPKPDTRPSVVTTPVPIPPPLTKPSEPAARPPVASTKVQPVTRSASGWAWPTGGTVIGRFSSNGSLNKGIDIAGELGQPVLAASDGAVVYAGSGLRGYGELVIIKHSDTYVSAYGHNRRLLVQEGQQVKAGQTIAEMGSTGTDRVKLHFEIRRQGKPVDPLQYLPKR, encoded by the coding sequence ATGCAGTGGATACGCAGTTCGTCAGTCCGTTGCGCGCTTCTCGCCATGCTAGCGGGGACATTGCTGGCAGGTTGCGCCAGCTCGCCATCCGGTGGCGTCAGTGTGGTCGACCGCAATAGCCGTGACCGTGTGAACAGCGGGCACTACATCGTACGCCGTGGCGATACGCTCTGGTCCATCGCCTTCCGCTTTGGCTGGGACTGGCGCGATCTGGCCAGGGTCAACAACATCCCACCGCCGCATGTCATCTATCCGGGGCAGACGATTCGTTTCGGCGGCCAGGCGTCCCGCGCCGTGACCGCTCGTCCGACCACTACGCCGCCCCCCAAGCCTGATACCAGGCCGTCTGTCGTGACCACACCTGTGCCGATACCGCCGCCCTTGACCAAGCCCAGCGAGCCGGCTGCCAGGCCGCCTGTGGCGAGCACCAAGGTTCAGCCGGTGACCCGCTCGGCAAGCGGCTGGGCCTGGCCAACGGGCGGCACGGTAATCGGTCGATTTTCCTCAAACGGCAGTTTGAATAAAGGCATTGATATCGCCGGGGAATTAGGACAGCCTGTTTTAGCTGCTTCTGATGGGGCTGTTGTGTACGCCGGCAGTGGTTTACGGGGTTACGGCGAACTTGTGATCATCAAGCACAGCGATACCTATGTAAGCGCCTACGGTCACAACCGCAGGCTGCTGGTGCAGGAGGGGCAACAAGTCAAAGCTGGGCAGACCATTGCCGAGATGGGATCGACTGGAACCGACCGGGTGAAGCTGCACTTTGAGATTCGCCGCCAAGGCAAACCCGTGGACCCGCTGCAATACCTGCCAAAGCGATGA